One genomic segment of Salinigranum rubrum includes these proteins:
- a CDS encoding O-methyltransferase, with product MNDPLDALVHAVGPEHDHCQSAMLEHAAAAGFPTVGRDAGGVLRLLARLVDARDVFEFGSGFGYSASWFARGMGTGRVVLTEYDDEELALARDFLDGTYDVEFAFESGDAMAAFERYDGPFDVVLLDHEGARYAPALARVRSKLRPGGVVVADNVATGPVDTETLVAMLSEDDYADPPTRDASWDVDTTTEGIGVYLDLVRSDPGFETTLLPVGEGLAVSVRVE from the coding sequence GTGAACGACCCGCTCGACGCCCTCGTCCACGCGGTCGGCCCCGAACACGACCACTGCCAGTCGGCGATGCTCGAACACGCCGCCGCCGCGGGCTTTCCGACCGTCGGCCGCGACGCAGGCGGGGTGCTTCGGCTCCTGGCCCGCCTGGTCGACGCGCGCGACGTCTTCGAGTTCGGCTCCGGCTTCGGCTACTCCGCCTCGTGGTTCGCCCGCGGAATGGGGACGGGCCGAGTCGTCCTCACCGAGTACGACGACGAGGAACTCGCCCTCGCGCGCGACTTCCTCGACGGGACGTACGACGTCGAGTTCGCGTTCGAGTCCGGCGACGCGATGGCGGCCTTCGAGCGGTACGACGGCCCGTTCGACGTCGTCCTCTTGGACCACGAGGGTGCGCGCTACGCCCCGGCGCTCGCGCGCGTTCGCTCGAAGCTCAGGCCCGGCGGCGTCGTGGTGGCCGACAACGTCGCGACCGGTCCCGTCGACACCGAGACGCTCGTCGCGATGCTGTCCGAGGACGACTACGCCGACCCGCCCACCCGTGACGCGTCGTGGGACGTCGACACGACGACGGAGGGGATCGGAGTGTATCTCGACCTCGTCCGCTCGGACCCCGGGTTCGAGACGACGCTCCTGCCCGTCGGTGAGGGGCTCGCCGTGAGCGTCCGCGTCGAGTGA
- a CDS encoding acyl-CoA dehydrogenase family protein, whose protein sequence is MNLLDDSVVPERARSVKERARAFAADHIEPVAAEYHASGEYPWEVLEAGMDAGLVAGDIGEQWGGSGYDLLEQLAVAEELYRADAGIALTLQLASFGCDIVERYGSESQGETWLEPVAAHDQISGLAVSEPDTGSDMAGMTTSAEETDEGWVLNGEKYWVGNAVEADWLTLYAKTDDGEKAHGNYSLFVVPTDAEGYHAEHIPEKIGMRASKQGHIVLDDCVVPESNLVGERGAGFRMLADFFNKGRVIVGGHGIGLAAAAIEEAWSFVHDREAFDRSIAEFQAVQHTLADMRTEFEAARALTWRAAEKVSHGEEPGLWAAMAKLKATEVATDCAERGMQLHGGRSILAENRISRVYRDVRIPVIYEGANEIQRDLVYRQSG, encoded by the coding sequence ATGAACCTCCTCGACGACTCCGTCGTCCCCGAACGTGCCCGCTCGGTGAAGGAGCGAGCGCGGGCGTTCGCCGCCGACCACATCGAACCCGTCGCCGCCGAGTACCACGCCTCCGGCGAGTACCCGTGGGAGGTGCTCGAAGCGGGGATGGACGCCGGCCTCGTCGCAGGAGACATCGGCGAGCAGTGGGGCGGGAGCGGGTACGACCTCCTCGAACAGTTGGCCGTCGCGGAGGAGTTGTACCGCGCCGACGCGGGCATCGCGCTCACCCTCCAGTTGGCGAGTTTCGGCTGCGACATCGTCGAGCGGTACGGGAGCGAGAGCCAGGGTGAGACGTGGCTCGAACCGGTCGCCGCTCACGACCAGATTTCGGGGCTGGCGGTCTCCGAACCCGACACCGGGAGCGACATGGCGGGGATGACCACCTCTGCGGAGGAAACCGACGAGGGGTGGGTGCTGAACGGCGAGAAGTACTGGGTCGGCAACGCCGTCGAGGCCGACTGGCTCACCCTCTACGCGAAGACCGACGACGGCGAGAAGGCCCACGGAAACTACTCGCTGTTCGTCGTACCGACAGACGCCGAGGGGTATCACGCCGAGCACATCCCGGAGAAGATCGGCATGCGGGCGTCGAAACAGGGCCACATCGTCCTCGACGACTGTGTCGTCCCCGAGTCGAACCTCGTCGGCGAACGGGGTGCGGGCTTTCGGATGCTCGCGGACTTCTTCAACAAGGGGCGGGTGATCGTCGGCGGGCACGGCATCGGCCTCGCGGCGGCGGCCATCGAGGAGGCGTGGTCGTTCGTCCACGACCGGGAGGCGTTCGACCGCTCCATCGCCGAGTTCCAGGCCGTCCAGCACACGCTGGCCGACATGCGGACGGAGTTCGAGGCCGCCCGGGCGCTCACCTGGCGCGCGGCGGAGAAGGTCTCTCACGGCGAGGAGCCGGGGCTGTGGGCCGCGATGGCGAAATTGAAGGCGACGGAGGTCGCAACCGACTGCGCCGAGCGCGGGATGCAACTACACGGTGGCCGCTCTATCCTGGCCGAGAACCGCATCTCCCGCGTCTACCGGGACGTTCGCATCCCCGTCATCTACGAAGGAGCGAACGAGATTCAGCGGGACCTCGTCTACCGCCAGTCGGGATGA
- a CDS encoding acyl-CoA mutase large subunit family protein, which yields MYDADELERIREAKAEWEAETLEPTLERFGEREEQFTTDTGGQVVDRLYTPADAETDYREDLGFPGQEPYTRGVYPTMHRGRLWTMRQYAGFGTARETNERFRYLIDNGSSGLSLAFDLPTQMGYDSDAAMAAGEVGKSGVAIDTIDDMRTVFEGIPLDEVSTSMTINAPAAVLLAMYIAVGDEQGVDREKLRGTIQNDIMKEYVARNLYIYPPEPSMRLITDIFEFCAAETPKFNTISISGYHIREAGSTAAQEVAFTLGNGIEYVQAAVDAGLDVDSFAPQLSFFFNAHNNILEEVAKFRAARRMWATIMEERFGAENPKSKQLKFHTQTGGSTLTAQQVENNIVRVSYQALAAVLGGTQSLHTNGKDEALSLPTEKSVRTALRTQQILAHESGAADTIDPLAGSYYVESLTDEVEEEAFEILDEVDERGGMLDCVKNQWVQKQIQDVAFERQREIETGERVIVGVNEYRVDEEPAVDIEEVSEEDEARQVEQLESVREEREESAAEEATDALREAARGDDNLVPYIIDAVKARVTVGEVCNVLREEFGEYQPGSAL from the coding sequence ATGTACGACGCCGACGAACTCGAGCGCATCCGCGAGGCGAAAGCCGAGTGGGAAGCGGAGACGCTCGAACCCACCCTGGAACGGTTCGGCGAGCGCGAGGAGCAGTTCACGACCGACACCGGCGGGCAGGTGGTCGACCGACTGTACACGCCCGCGGACGCCGAGACCGACTACCGAGAGGACCTCGGCTTCCCGGGACAGGAGCCCTACACGAGAGGCGTGTACCCGACGATGCACCGCGGTCGGCTGTGGACGATGCGGCAGTACGCCGGCTTCGGGACCGCCCGGGAGACGAACGAGCGCTTCCGCTACCTCATCGACAACGGGTCGTCGGGGCTCTCTCTGGCGTTCGACCTGCCGACGCAGATGGGGTACGACTCCGACGCGGCGATGGCCGCCGGCGAGGTCGGGAAATCGGGAGTGGCCATCGACACCATCGACGACATGCGGACGGTGTTCGAGGGCATCCCGCTCGACGAGGTGTCGACCTCGATGACGATCAACGCGCCCGCGGCCGTCCTGTTGGCGATGTACATCGCCGTCGGCGACGAGCAGGGCGTCGACCGCGAGAAGCTTCGAGGGACCATCCAGAACGACATCATGAAGGAGTACGTCGCGCGGAACCTCTACATCTACCCGCCGGAGCCGTCGATGAGGCTGATCACGGACATCTTCGAGTTCTGCGCGGCCGAGACCCCCAAGTTCAACACCATCTCCATCTCCGGCTACCACATCCGCGAGGCCGGTTCCACCGCCGCACAGGAGGTCGCCTTCACCCTCGGCAACGGCATCGAGTACGTCCAGGCGGCCGTGGATGCCGGGTTGGACGTCGACTCGTTCGCCCCGCAGTTGTCGTTCTTCTTCAACGCGCACAACAACATCCTCGAAGAGGTGGCGAAGTTCCGCGCGGCGCGGCGGATGTGGGCGACCATCATGGAGGAGCGCTTCGGTGCGGAGAATCCGAAGTCGAAGCAACTGAAGTTCCACACCCAGACGGGCGGCTCGACGTTGACCGCACAGCAGGTCGAGAACAACATCGTCCGGGTGTCGTATCAGGCGCTCGCGGCCGTCCTCGGCGGGACCCAGTCGCTCCACACCAACGGGAAGGACGAGGCGCTGTCGCTTCCCACCGAGAAGTCCGTTCGGACCGCGCTCCGCACACAGCAGATACTCGCCCACGAGTCGGGCGCGGCCGACACTATCGACCCGCTCGCGGGGTCGTACTACGTCGAATCGCTCACCGACGAGGTCGAAGAGGAGGCGTTCGAGATACTGGATGAGGTGGACGAACGCGGCGGGATGCTGGACTGCGTCAAGAACCAGTGGGTGCAGAAGCAGATACAGGACGTCGCCTTCGAGCGCCAGCGCGAGATCGAAACGGGCGAGCGCGTCATCGTCGGCGTCAACGAGTACCGCGTCGACGAGGAGCCAGCGGTCGACATCGAGGAGGTGTCCGAGGAGGACGAGGCGCGACAGGTCGAACAGCTCGAATCGGTCCGAGAGGAGCGGGAGGAGAGCGCCGCCGAGGAGGCGACCGATGCGCTCCGCGAGGCCGCCCGCGGCGACGACAACCTCGTGCCGTACATCATCGACGCGGTGAAGGCGCGCGTGACCGTCGGCGAGGTCTGTAACGTGCTGCGCGAGGAGTTCGGCGAGTACCAGCCGGGCAGCGCGCTCTGA
- a CDS encoding methyltransferase domain-containing protein — MRLLFVHDDREYLLAPGEEFGTDLGVIEVPEDVAPGDTVETHLGTEFVAREPRGPDLFDHFERTGAPMMPRDIGLVVGHTGASRGDRVLDAGTGTGVLAAYLGRVGCAVTTYERDPDFADVARENMALAGVEPTVEVRTGDLTDDLDSLVADDDGFDLLTLDTEDAPAAVRRAPDLLVSGGFVAVYSPFVEGTRAAHEAAREAGLGEVETFETIQRRMDFGERGSRPSTAGVGHTGYLTFARN, encoded by the coding sequence GTGCGGCTCCTCTTCGTCCACGACGACCGCGAGTACCTGCTAGCACCCGGCGAGGAGTTCGGCACCGACCTCGGCGTCATCGAGGTGCCCGAAGACGTCGCGCCCGGCGACACCGTCGAGACGCATCTCGGCACCGAGTTCGTCGCCCGCGAGCCCCGCGGCCCCGACCTGTTCGACCACTTCGAACGGACCGGCGCGCCGATGATGCCGCGCGACATCGGACTCGTCGTGGGCCACACCGGTGCCTCCCGCGGCGACCGGGTCCTCGACGCCGGCACCGGAACCGGCGTCCTCGCCGCCTACCTGGGTCGAGTCGGCTGTGCGGTGACGACGTACGAGCGCGACCCCGACTTCGCCGACGTCGCCCGCGAGAACATGGCGCTCGCGGGGGTCGAACCGACGGTGGAGGTGCGGACGGGTGACCTCACCGACGACCTCGACTCGCTCGTCGCGGACGACGACGGATTCGACCTCCTCACCCTCGACACCGAGGACGCGCCCGCGGCCGTGAGACGCGCGCCCGACCTCCTCGTCTCCGGCGGCTTCGTCGCGGTGTACTCGCCGTTCGTCGAGGGGACCCGCGCCGCACACGAGGCCGCACGGGAGGCAGGGCTCGGTGAGGTCGAGACGTTCGAGACCATCCAGCGCCGGATGGACTTCGGCGAGCGCGGCTCTCGTCCCTCGACGGCTGGGGTCGGCCACACGGGCTATCTGACCTTCGCGCGGAACTGA
- the menE gene encoding o-succinylbenzoate--CoA ligase: protein MQDWLSHRVRATPNRTALVRASTGETLDFANLDAMVDDLAGRLAALGVKRGDHLGMVMETRLAAVCTVHAAERLGAVLVPLGDGLTAVELADQLDAADVTTLVCSEETEATACEAFAGPVCSVDDPAHDTVASLAETAPERVVPAEWNLGDTRLLLFTSGTTGEPKAVRLTEGNLLWSAVSSAFRLGLHGDDRWLVCLSLHHMGGLSPVLRMPLYGTTVVLEESFDPGRTADNVGSYDVTCVSLVPTMLKRMLDLRGTLADSLRVVLLGGAPAPEDLLRRCRDFSVPVYPTYGMTETASQVATATPREAFDELGTVGRPLFWTSVTVRDGDRPVPQGEPGELVVDGPTVSPGYYGNPDATEAAFGPHGLRTGDVGYLDDEDRLFVLGRIDDQIITGGENVHPREITDVLRSHPMIGDAVVVGVPDDEWGELVGALVVPADDDLTVGDIEAYCRERLAGFKLPRVVSFVEELPRTASGTVEREAARTRLIEGMAGSGTERGLDVAIDADGEDALAAESETNDGAAQTNTDTDEREGSRTAESQSEDAPEVREAGGPTESSASATVGDGARDERDERDEHDDVAAHDDDTEPHEVAETFLIGGSDWSPGEHALPDRADEPEEVGRTEDDPVEEPETPDFVREVLPDDEPEASDERVDDERDDSDEAAEADGAADGRDDTDVDEGDDTSDTGNDRAN from the coding sequence ATGCAGGACTGGCTCTCTCACCGCGTACGGGCGACACCGAACCGGACCGCGCTCGTGCGCGCATCGACCGGCGAGACCCTCGACTTCGCGAACCTCGACGCGATGGTCGACGACCTCGCCGGTCGTCTCGCGGCGCTCGGGGTCAAGCGGGGCGACCACCTCGGGATGGTGATGGAGACCCGACTGGCCGCGGTCTGTACCGTCCACGCCGCCGAACGCCTCGGTGCGGTCCTCGTGCCGCTCGGCGACGGCCTCACCGCGGTCGAACTCGCCGACCAGCTCGACGCAGCCGACGTCACGACGCTCGTCTGCTCCGAAGAGACGGAGGCGACGGCCTGTGAGGCGTTCGCGGGGCCGGTCTGCTCGGTCGACGACCCGGCACACGATACCGTAGCGTCGCTCGCGGAGACGGCGCCCGAGCGCGTCGTGCCGGCCGAGTGGAACCTCGGCGACACGCGTCTGCTGCTCTTCACGTCCGGGACCACCGGCGAGCCGAAGGCCGTCCGGCTCACGGAGGGGAACCTCCTGTGGAGCGCGGTCTCCTCGGCGTTCCGCCTCGGACTCCACGGCGACGACCGCTGGCTGGTCTGTCTCTCCTTGCACCACATGGGCGGGCTCTCACCCGTCCTCCGCATGCCGCTGTACGGCACGACGGTCGTCTTGGAGGAGTCGTTCGACCCCGGCCGGACGGCCGATAACGTCGGGAGCTACGACGTCACCTGCGTCTCGCTCGTGCCGACGATGCTGAAGCGCATGCTCGACCTCCGGGGAACGCTGGCGGATTCGCTTCGGGTGGTCCTGCTCGGTGGTGCGCCCGCCCCGGAGGACCTCCTTCGACGCTGTCGGGACTTCTCCGTCCCCGTCTATCCCACGTACGGGATGACCGAAACCGCTTCGCAGGTGGCGACCGCCACGCCCAGGGAGGCGTTCGACGAACTCGGGACGGTCGGCCGACCACTCTTTTGGACTTCGGTTACGGTCCGCGACGGGGACAGACCGGTCCCACAGGGGGAGCCGGGCGAACTCGTCGTCGACGGCCCGACGGTTTCCCCGGGCTACTACGGCAACCCCGACGCGACCGAGGCCGCGTTCGGCCCGCACGGTCTGCGGACGGGCGACGTGGGCTATCTGGACGACGAGGACCGGCTGTTCGTTCTGGGTCGGATCGACGACCAGATCATCACCGGCGGGGAGAACGTCCATCCCCGGGAGATCACCGACGTCCTCCGCTCGCACCCGATGATAGGCGACGCCGTCGTCGTGGGCGTCCCGGACGACGAGTGGGGCGAACTGGTCGGGGCGCTCGTCGTCCCGGCCGACGACGACCTGACGGTCGGCGACATCGAAGCGTACTGCCGCGAGCGGCTCGCGGGGTTCAAACTCCCGCGCGTCGTCTCGTTCGTCGAGGAACTCCCGCGGACCGCCTCGGGAACCGTCGAGCGGGAGGCCGCGCGAACGCGACTGATCGAGGGCATGGCCGGGTCGGGGACCGAGCGCGGACTGGACGTCGCGATAGACGCCGACGGGGAGGACGCTCTCGCGGCGGAGAGCGAGACGAACGACGGGGCGGCGCAGACGAACACCGACACGGACGAACGGGAGGGCAGCCGTACGGCCGAGAGCCAGTCGGAAGACGCTCCGGAGGTGCGCGAGGCAGGGGGCCCGACTGAGTCGAGCGCGTCGGCTACGGTTGGGGACGGAGCGCGCGACGAGCGCGACGAGCGCGACGAACACGACGACGTGGCGGCGCACGACGACGACACCGAACCGCACGAAGTCGCCGAGACGTTCCTCATCGGCGGGTCCGACTGGAGCCCGGGTGAGCACGCTCTCCCCGACCGGGCGGACGAACCGGAGGAGGTCGGGAGGACCGAAGACGACCCGGTAGAAGAGCCCGAAACCCCCGACTTCGTCCGGGAGGTCCTCCCGGACGACGAACCCGAAGCGTCCGACGAGCGCGTCGACGATGAACGGGACGACTCCGACGAAGCGGCCGAAGCGGACGGAGCGGCCGACGGACGGGACGACACCGACGTTGACGAGGGAGACGACACGAGCGACACGGGCAACGACCGGGCGAACTGA
- a CDS encoding nascent polypeptide-associated complex protein, whose product MFGGGGMNPRKMQQMMKQMGIDVTDIDAEEVIIRTADEELVFSDAQVTRMDAQGTQTYQVVGEPETRERGASQADAGDAEDDSAGAAEAIPDEDVQLVVERAGVTPDEAREALAMEDGDLAAAISRLE is encoded by the coding sequence ATGTTCGGAGGCGGCGGCATGAACCCGCGGAAGATGCAGCAGATGATGAAGCAGATGGGCATCGACGTCACCGATATCGATGCCGAAGAGGTGATCATCCGGACCGCCGACGAGGAACTCGTCTTCTCGGACGCGCAGGTCACCCGGATGGACGCCCAGGGCACCCAGACCTACCAGGTCGTCGGCGAACCCGAGACGCGCGAGCGGGGGGCGAGCCAGGCGGACGCCGGAGACGCCGAAGACGACAGCGCAGGGGCGGCCGAGGCGATTCCCGACGAGGACGTCCAGCTGGTCGTCGAGCGCGCCGGCGTCACCCCCGACGAGGCCCGCGAGGCGCTCGCCATGGAGGACGGCGACCTCGCTGCGGCCATCTCGCGGTTGGAGTGA
- the mce gene encoding methylmalonyl-CoA epimerase yields MELDHIGVATDDASALAGLYADLLGTSVVHEEVFDGMHVVFLAMDDGYFELLEPQEGGTIARYLERNGPGMHHVAFVTEDVDAALDRARDLGVSLVDEEPRPGAWDHTVAFLHPKSTGGVLVEFVEH; encoded by the coding sequence ATGGAACTCGACCACATCGGTGTCGCCACCGACGACGCCTCCGCGCTGGCCGGACTGTACGCCGACCTTCTGGGGACGAGCGTCGTCCACGAGGAGGTGTTCGACGGGATGCACGTCGTCTTCCTCGCGATGGACGACGGCTACTTCGAGTTGCTCGAACCGCAGGAGGGAGGCACCATCGCGCGGTACCTCGAACGGAACGGGCCGGGGATGCACCACGTCGCGTTCGTGACCGAGGACGTCGACGCCGCGCTCGACCGCGCCCGCGACCTCGGCGTCAGCCTCGTCGACGAGGAACCCCGTCCCGGCGCGTGGGATCACACGGTGGCGTTCTTGCACCCGAAGTCGACCGGCGGCGTCCTGGTCGAGTTCGTCGAGCACTGA
- a CDS encoding DM13 domain-containing protein — MKRRTVLGAVGGLAVLGGGGYVGWELFAPERATRVNEERAMASVASGAGGESGTETGNGDTGGVQLLKTGEFVGKDNHRCSGTVELARDDAGPFLQFRDYDQTQGPDVFCYLTPDADPDTTAAIDAGVKVLVDGGADGGEMTKTGTFVQPLSNDTDVERMNGVGIWCDRFSVPFGAATLSAPPDR; from the coding sequence ATGAAACGGCGAACAGTGCTCGGGGCGGTCGGCGGGCTTGCGGTGCTCGGTGGCGGCGGCTACGTCGGGTGGGAACTGTTCGCCCCCGAGCGGGCGACGCGCGTGAACGAAGAGCGTGCGATGGCGAGCGTGGCGAGCGGTGCTGGGGGTGAATCTGGGACCGAAACCGGAAACGGGGACACGGGTGGAGTACAACTCCTGAAGACCGGCGAGTTCGTCGGCAAGGACAACCACCGCTGTTCGGGCACGGTCGAACTCGCCCGCGACGACGCCGGACCCTTCCTCCAGTTCCGCGACTACGACCAGACGCAGGGACCGGACGTGTTCTGTTACCTCACGCCCGACGCGGACCCGGACACGACGGCGGCCATCGACGCCGGCGTGAAGGTCCTCGTCGACGGCGGAGCCGACGGGGGCGAGATGACGAAGACCGGAACGTTCGTCCAACCGCTCTCGAACGATACCGACGTCGAGAGGATGAACGGCGTCGGCATCTGGTGTGACCGATTTTCGGTGCCGTTCGGCGCGGCGACGCTGTCGGCTCCCCCAGACCGCTGA
- a CDS encoding long-chain fatty acid--CoA ligase, with protein MAGTTAQTLRPFLWRAARLYPEREIVSRTHEGIERTTYAAYERRVAQLANALDDAGVGRDERIATVCWNHTRHFETYFGVPCRGSQLHTINPLLPDHHIQYIVENAEDRLVFVDPSLVEKLESCYADSNGAFDTVERFVVMGGEVPDTSLAPVTDYESFVEGHDETYDWPDLDEETPAGMCYTSGTTGKPKGVEYTQSMMWAHTMGILPEAGLDLGADDVVMPVVPMFHVMAWGLPHAVTAAGGKHVYPGPAPDPADIARLIEEEEVTFTAGVPTVWLGLLEYLEENDADLSSLERIAIGGAAAPKSLIRTYEEEHGVQVLHAWGMTETSPVAAAAHLKPGMEEWPAEKRDEKRVKQGLVLPGLEFKVMGEDGEVPWNDEDFGELWIRGPWVTTEYFQRPEANETDFEDGWLKTGDVVRVDSEGYIQIVDRAKDVIKSGGEWISSQELENAIMAHDDVSEATVIGVPHEKWQERPVAFVVPREGVGKGPLASDLMDLLSTEYPKWWLPDDVVYIESVPKTATGKFDKKVLREEYSNHAVEAPEEAAPDEE; from the coding sequence ATGGCAGGGACCACAGCACAGACGTTACGGCCGTTCCTGTGGCGAGCGGCGAGGCTCTACCCCGAGCGCGAGATCGTCTCGCGGACCCACGAGGGTATCGAACGGACGACGTACGCCGCCTACGAGCGACGCGTCGCGCAGTTGGCGAACGCGCTCGACGACGCCGGTGTCGGTCGCGACGAGCGAATCGCGACCGTCTGCTGGAACCACACCCGGCACTTCGAGACGTACTTCGGCGTGCCGTGTCGCGGGTCACAGCTCCACACCATCAACCCGCTGTTGCCCGACCACCACATCCAGTACATCGTCGAGAACGCCGAGGACAGGCTGGTGTTCGTCGACCCGTCGCTCGTCGAGAAACTGGAGAGCTGCTACGCTGACTCGAACGGCGCGTTCGACACCGTCGAACGGTTCGTCGTGATGGGCGGTGAGGTCCCCGACACGTCGCTCGCGCCCGTGACGGACTACGAGTCCTTCGTCGAGGGACACGACGAGACGTACGACTGGCCCGACCTCGACGAGGAGACGCCGGCGGGGATGTGTTACACGTCGGGTACCACTGGGAAACCGAAGGGCGTCGAGTACACCCAGAGCATGATGTGGGCGCACACGATGGGCATCCTCCCGGAGGCCGGTCTCGACCTCGGCGCCGACGACGTGGTGATGCCCGTCGTCCCGATGTTCCACGTGATGGCCTGGGGGCTCCCCCACGCGGTGACCGCGGCCGGAGGCAAACACGTCTACCCGGGGCCGGCCCCGGACCCCGCCGACATCGCTCGACTCATCGAGGAGGAGGAGGTGACGTTCACGGCGGGCGTGCCGACGGTGTGGCTCGGCCTTCTGGAGTATCTGGAGGAGAACGACGCCGACCTCTCGTCGCTCGAACGCATCGCCATCGGCGGCGCGGCGGCGCCGAAATCTCTCATCAGGACGTACGAGGAGGAACACGGCGTGCAGGTGTTACACGCGTGGGGGATGACGGAGACGTCGCCGGTGGCCGCCGCGGCGCACCTCAAGCCGGGCATGGAGGAGTGGCCCGCCGAGAAGAGAGACGAAAAGCGGGTCAAGCAGGGGCTCGTCCTCCCCGGGCTGGAGTTCAAGGTGATGGGCGAAGACGGCGAGGTGCCGTGGAACGACGAGGACTTCGGCGAACTGTGGATTCGCGGGCCGTGGGTGACGACGGAGTACTTCCAGCGACCGGAGGCGAACGAAACCGACTTCGAGGACGGTTGGCTGAAGACCGGCGACGTCGTCCGCGTCGATTCTGAAGGCTACATCCAGATCGTCGACCGCGCGAAGGACGTCATCAAGTCGGGCGGGGAGTGGATTTCGAGCCAGGAACTGGAGAACGCCATCATGGCCCACGACGACGTGAGCGAGGCGACGGTCATCGGCGTTCCCCACGAGAAGTGGCAGGAGCGGCCGGTGGCGTTCGTCGTCCCGCGCGAGGGCGTCGGGAAGGGTCCGCTGGCGAGCGACCTCATGGACCTCCTCTCGACGGAGTACCCGAAGTGGTGGCTCCCCGACGACGTCGTCTACATCGAGTCGGTGCCGAAGACCGCAACTGGAAAGTTCGACAAGAAGGTTCTGAGAGAGGAGTACTCGAATCACGCGGTGGAGGCCCCCGAGGAAGCCGCGCCGGACGAGGAGTGA
- a CDS encoding creatininase family protein gives MYLADEAWPDLETYFDEESLALVPLGSTEQHGPHLPEGTDHLIAEAFAREAAERTDYLCTPTVTVGVSPHHRQFHGTMWADAPAFRDYVESLTRNLTYHGIDRVVYVNAHGGNVEHLREVGRRLRDSGDAYAIEWMWNDSIPDLVEEVFSQPGPHGGPKETSLIQYLHPDLVHDDRLEAARDGGLVDWENHPGALQNGARTFYDAIDNTPNGVLGDQTDATAEKGGRLFEAATDQLVQLCEWLSGQPFEALVPKEHV, from the coding sequence ATGTATCTCGCAGACGAGGCGTGGCCCGACCTCGAGACCTACTTCGACGAGGAGTCCCTGGCACTCGTCCCGCTCGGCTCGACCGAACAGCACGGCCCCCACCTTCCAGAGGGAACCGACCACCTCATCGCCGAGGCGTTCGCCCGTGAGGCCGCCGAACGCACCGACTACCTCTGTACGCCCACCGTCACGGTCGGCGTCAGCCCTCACCACCGGCAGTTCCACGGCACGATGTGGGCCGACGCCCCCGCGTTCAGAGACTACGTCGAGTCGCTCACCCGTAACCTCACCTACCACGGCATCGACCGCGTGGTCTACGTCAACGCCCACGGCGGCAACGTCGAACACCTGCGGGAGGTCGGCCGTCGCCTCCGCGACTCCGGAGACGCCTACGCCATCGAGTGGATGTGGAACGACTCCATCCCCGACCTCGTAGAGGAGGTGTTCTCCCAGCCCGGACCGCACGGCGGGCCGAAGGAGACGTCGCTCATCCAGTATCTCCACCCCGACCTCGTCCACGACGACCGGCTCGAAGCCGCGAGAGACGGCGGGCTCGTCGACTGGGAGAACCACCCCGGTGCGCTCCAGAACGGCGCGCGGACGTTCTACGACGCCATCGACAACACACCGAACGGAGTGCTGGGCGACCAGACCGACGCGACCGCAGAGAAGGGCGGACGGCTGTTCGAGGCCGCCACCGACCAACTCGTCCAACTGTGTGAGTGGCTCTCGGGCCAACCGTTCGAGGCGCTCGTGCCGAAAGAACACGTCTGA